The Fusarium oxysporum f. sp. lycopersici 4287 chromosome 6, whole genome shotgun sequence DNA segment GAGCTGTGAAGAACATCTCCAAGAACACGCCTTTCGCAATAGAAGTATAAGGTCCGAGTACTGTGTTGGCCTGCGCCACTGACCCTGGGAACATCGCATCGACAAGGCCACCCGCGCACATGGATCCGAGTAGCTGTGCGGGGACAAGGAACGCAGCGCGCAGCCAAGGGAGCTGTCCTGCGATGCATAAACCGAGCGTGACCTATGGTACTATAGTCAGACTTGAGTCTTCGTTATAACAAGGAAGAAGTGTTGTTTACTGCTGGGTTGAATAATCCTCCGCTGATCCGGTAGAAAGCCCAGACGTTGACCAGTAGAGAAAATCCGTACGATATTGCGATCCAAGTGTCCGTAGTACTTGCCAACCCACCATTGATAGCAGGATATGGTGATTGGAGAACAGCCATCATGTTTCCAGCATAGCCAAAGTAGAGGAAAAAGAATGTCCCAACGAACTCTCCTGATGCGGCGACCAAGTGAGCATTGAATGTGCTTAGATGACCTCGTGGATGGCCTAGATCATCATGCCCATTTTTCTCAGCGGTAGGCCCCATTTGACTCTATAATCGATGCTCCTTAGTTAAAAAGGTTTTTTAGTGTTTGATGCCGGGGCAGGAATTAAGTCAAGCACCCATGTAACCGACCCCCCCCTGGTAACCGACCCATCTGCAAGACTCAGAAAGTCCATCGATCTATTTACAATATTTTAACACAACTTTGTCaaataaatagctaaaaatgCAGAGAAAATGGTATTTAAAAGTCTCTCAATCGCTCTCTTCGCTACTCAAATCCTGTCTAATATACCTTTTTGTAGGCCGCCTGACGCGGGTTGATCGGCGCACAGGGGCTGGATCTTCCTCCGACTCAGAGCTACTTTTCCCATCCACCACAATACAATCAAGATCGCCTTTCTGTGACTGAATAACACGTTGATCAGGCTCGCGATTGGCCTCTGCAAGTATCTGTGCGAGGCTTATAAAGCATTCGTTCGGATCCTGCCTGATTTTCCGTTTTTTCTTCGGTTGCGCCGCTTCAAGCTGGGCGCGTAACCGCTCAATTTCGCGGTCTTTCATCGCGAGCTCGATTGCAACCTTGTCTAACGCCGCAGCCGCTTTTCGAATTGAGAGCCGTGAAGAAGGAGAGCTGCTTTTGGCAGAGAAAAGCTTTACAACGTCGCCGCCACGCTTTGGCGTTACGATATCGTGAGTTTCTGAGGGAGGTAGTGCCGACTTCGTGAGCACCATCACCCAACGCGAAGCGAGCGGTTTGTTAATATTCACAGGCCATAAGCCAGCTGCCCGCCATCCAGATCGAATGTTTTCCTTCCGGAAACCGATTTCGCGGGCTCTCGCATAAAAATCGAGAAACCTTTGCTTCCCAACCCGGGTAGAATCCGTCAGAGCGGTATGCTCGCCAACCAAAGTACGGTACGCCGCCTTCAGACTAGAAAAGCAACCGAGATCTAAAGGCTGGAGTACATGAGAACAATGTGCCGGTAAAAAGAGAAGATAAACATTGTTCAGGTAACACTTGGCCATGAATTCCTCGGTTGCATGCGAGCCGTGGCCGTCAACGATTAATAAACGGTCATCAGCTGGATCTGCAGGAGCCGTGTGGGGAAGGAATACCTTCTCAAGCCACTCTAACGCAATAGAGTTGCTCGTCCAGCCATTTTTTGAGAAGGTAACTTGCCAACCAAGGTGCTTCTCTAAAAATTCGCGTCGGAACCATTGCTCTTGAATGCTTTTCGCTTTGAATATAACGAGCGGATGGAGGACAACCCCGACCGCTGATATACACTCAATAATGGAAGTCCACGTACGTACGGTCGCTGTTTTGACTGGTACCGCGTTAGGGCTCTCCTGTGACGAGCCGATCACGAGGCCGTTAACGCCCTGGCCTTCCATAATGCCGCCCTCGTCGGCGTTATACCGTCGTTCGGGGGGGATCCAATCCACGGTCTCATACACGTTGAACAAGCGCTTGATATTCGCCGGGGTCGCAGCATTTACACGCTCCCAGTCTGTACGGCGACCCAACTTTGTCTTCAAGGCAGGGTGGCGCTCCACGAATCGCGTAGTCCACTTCCTTCCTAATGGCGCGTGATCCTCGTGACGCGCGAGAACGCTGCGGACGATAGTTCGCACTTGCGCGTGAGTTGGAGCGTGGCCGAGCTTTTCCTGTCGCAGAATCCAGCGCTCAAggtcatcttcttgatcgGTAGTAAGGCGTAGTTGTTCTTGGCGAGCGACCTGACGACTTTGCGCACCAGTGAGGCGACCTCGTAGGGTGCTGGGTGGTAGACCGTTTTTTTTCGCGGCGGTCTTCAAAGAGACCCCATTCTTGACGTCTGCAATGGCATTTTCTAGGTCGTCCGCAGAGTATACCGGCATTGTAGAAGtaaaagaagaggatgaagaaagaaaaaattgaattgaagaagaactCGATTTATCGTGGATTTAAATACTGGTGTGGACGCGTCTGAAGACGTGTCTGAGGTGGGGGTCGGTTACCAGGGGGGGTCGGTTACATGGGTGCTTGACTTAGTTTCTAACGTCAACAAAAAGGGAAGGGTTAAGATGGGTTTATATCTATCGAGTTAGATACGTAGTACTGTCAACTAAGTCTTTATATGTATAAAGCGTCCCGGAGATAATTCTCCTGTTATGATGCGTATAGCTTGGGGTATGACGTATACAAAACTGTTCTCTGGAAATCAGTGTGGCCGCCACCTTGGATCAAAGAGTTAATCATGATAAGCTTATTGTCGCCCATGACATTAAGCGTGCCCATACTCGGGTAGGGCGTAGAGACCGGCCCCCCTAACTTGATTCACCCGCAAGCTCCGTGCCTCAAGCACGGGGGGTACGGTGACCAGGCAAAGGGTCGGTTGACAAGGGAAATAAAGGTACCTATATTTCTATAGGTTATGGTATGAAATTAGAAGTATATTATTTCTCCAATTTTATGGAGAAATTTAGATAAAAAGTCACATGACTTTTGCAATTACAGATACTTTTAATAGTAAGATTAGGCCTAAGAAAAAGAGGTATCTTTAACCAGTGACCGTGCCTTAAGCACGGGAGGTCGGTCTCTAGACCTTACCAAATAGTTTATGCGCCAACCTCATTTAATGCAAAAACCCTCAATAATCACTAAAGCCACATTTGAGTAAAATGTTTTACTATTCATGCTTTTAAAAAGTTCTGATAGGTTAATTTGGGCATTGAGGACGCTCTCAAATCCTTTGGTTAAAAAATCAGGGACTTGGTGGCCAAGCTCGCGTGCCTCAAGCGAGGAGGAGTATCGTCAAGATTCACTAAATCAGCATCTTGACCGAGATGAAATTGCATAATAGCACCTCAGTTCAGTCTCAATCCAATTGATAAGCTCATTCCACGTTATATTAAGAGAATCCTGCCAAGTACCGTTACTAATACAATTAGCTATGTGCTCAGCATGTGGTGTTGTTTCTTGAAGTAGCTGTTGCTCTTGTCGCTGAATATGTAGATCTCCAGACAATAGAGAGGTAGTTTGAGTAGTGGCTGTGCGTGATCCAGGAAATAATCGCGCCGGTGATGGTCTTACATATGTTTGCGAAGCGTACCGCTACGAACCCAGTGTTATTTCTCTCAGACGTGAAGGGGGTGACCATCCCGGTCTGACTGATCTTGTTGGAGGCGGTAGCGGCCTTCTCGTCATGTTACATCTCTCGAGCGTTAGAGCCTATTCCTTTATCGCGAGTCGTAGAAACACCGACGATTGACTAAACTGCTTTAATGATCGTTCTACTGTGGCTTATCTCTTCCTTGCAGGTGATCTGCATCTACCATACAGTACCCCTCTACCGATAAGACCCCTCCACCGATaagcaaaaaaaaagtttCCTCATACAAAATGCCCAATTTCACTTGAACGGTGCTTGGCCAAAGATTGAAGCTATTTACATAAAACAAGCTGTGTCTCAACGGGAGTTTCATGTTGTTTCGCATTATGCTACTCTTTTTTGCGTCATATAAGCGGTATGGTAGTGTGGCACCAATGTAAAACCCCCATTAATGCCTTATCTTCGAATAGTCCTCCCCATGACTTTTAGGTTCTCTATCTACACCAATCTTCCATAATTGCCTTGAAGAATGACTCGAGCGTGTTACGCAGAGGATGACGTTATTGAAGCCATATTAGATGTCACCGAAAACGGCCTCTCCCAGAACCAAGCCAGGCAAAAGCATGGCATCCCTCAGCCGACTCTCTCAGACAGATTAAGAGGAGTACTACCAAAGTCTGAGGTCACCCATCCTGCCCAGTTGTTATCCAAGTCTCAGGAGTCCAGATAGGTTGCCTGGAtacttcgacaagaggcCTTAGGCTATGCCCCTTCTCATAATCAAGTTCGCGCCACCGTCATTGTCCTCCTACGACAACAAGGGAGGGAAAAGCCTATCGGTGTACATTGGCTAGCCAGGTTCATGAAACGGCATCCATCAATAAAGACAGATAGGCAAACGCAAGGAGGTGTCTAGGTTCAATTGCTTTACCCCGACCGCtgtcaattggtactttgatatccgggagagcgaatatggctggatcaaacCTAAAAACACAATCAACTGTAATGAGGGCGGTATCATGGCAGGGTTTGGCGAGTTTCTGTTGATTTGGCCATCAATTTAGCTGATCCATTGCGAATATAGGCTTGGATTCTTTGGTTATCGGCAGCAGCGATCCCAagaggaaggccttcctcaaagGCTCCCAGTCCCGCGCTTGGACTAGCTTTATCGAGGCCGTCACAGCAACTGGCCATCTTCTGAAGCCCGGAATTATCTTCAAGGGCAAagagcttcagcaacagTGGTttgtcgatgagctcaagcaAGTAGCTGACTGGCATTATATCACGTCCGAGAACGGCTGGACGGACAACCATATCGCAGTCGAGTGGCTCAAGGAGGTCTACCTTCCCCAGACTCAACCAGAAGACGAGTCTGACGCGAGACTCATTATATTGGATGGACATAGAAGCCATGTATCTGTACGTGTCTAGCTGTTTTGAATCAAGTTAATCAAAGTTGTTGTTGACTCTAAAACTTGACAACGGCATAGTCAATGCTTCTAAAGCTGCCTATCGCAAAGAACTCCAAAAGCTGACGAGCCTGACTGATTCTGCGCCGGTGGATAAGGTCAACTTCATTAAGGCATATGCCAAGGCCAGGGAAGTGGgcatgacgaagaaaaacaTCCTCTCAGGCTGGAGAGTGACTGGAAACTGGCCGATTTTACGACGTAAAGCACTCGTAGACCCAGAAATTCAaccagagaagaaggaagtgACGCCTGCATCAGATGGCCACAAGGACAGGCAAGTCGACTCTGATAACACTCCAAAGACCAGCCGCCATATCAGAGATCTAGGCAAGAATAAGACCCCATCGACAAGAAGACGCTATTCAGTGATATCCAAAGGgtttgaagctcaagaatcAAAGATTGCCTCCTTAAGTACAAGAGTAGCCAGTttagaggaggaagttggGCGGTTaagcagaggcaagaagagaaaggcagTGCCGAATCTCAACACGAAGTTTGTGACATTAGCCGAAGCTTTAGTGGCTGGTGAAACAATTCCTAAGACAAGCCAGGCAACTGCAGAGACAGAGGTTGTTGAGGATGTAATCGAGGTAGGAGGAGCAGAAGAGGATGTAAGCACAAATTCGGAGGCAGAGGAATTATCTGTCACACGAACTCGCGCAGGCCGCGCAGTCAAGAGGCTAAGAGGATATTAAATTGCATGTAATTCTGTACCGATAAACAGCAATCAATTTGTTTTTCGTATTTCTGGTGACTCTTTGCAAGGTGGCTGAAAAATAGCAGTTTGTATGGggaaacttttttttttcttatcGGTAGAGGGGTCTTATCGGTAGAggggtactgcatggtaaTGGTTATCGCGGCGGCTTGATGCCCATGAGATCAGCAAAGTAGGATGATGCCCAGGCACCGACGATAGCGGCAGCATTGGAGCCATTGCTGAGAGCAGACTGCCAGCTCGTCTCGATTAAGTATGAGCCGTCGTCGATGGGTTTGCGGAATCTTCCTTTGAAGACGGGGATGCTGATAATGTTGTTTATATTGTGCAGTAATGCTGGTGGAAAAAACAATATTTTATGAAACTTTATTGTTAATTCTTGAGATaagagttcttctcaggtttatatctctagacTAACTCACCGCCACCCCACACACCCGTGATAGCATCACAACTGAATCCATAGATGACTTCAATTAATTCTACAATAATGAGTATTTATTCAATTTAACTGAGAATTTGGAAACTAATTCACCAATATTGTATCTGCAGTCTGTGTTTTTGGCGGATTCTTTTTATGTTGTTTTCTCTTATT contains these protein-coding regions:
- a CDS encoding aquaporin rerated protein, other eukaryote, producing the protein MGPTAEKNGHDDLGHPRGHLSTFNAHLVAASGEFVGTFFFLYFGYAGNMMAVLQSPYPAINGGLASTTDTWIAISYGFSLLVNVWAFYRISGGLFNPAVTLGLCIAGQLPWLRAAFLVPAQLLGSMCAGGLVDAMFPGSVAQANTVLGPYTSIAKGVFLEMFFTAQLIFVVLMLAAEKSRDTFIAPIGIGLALFVALIPGKYTQAGESIYRCR